From Pleuronectes platessa chromosome 17, fPlePla1.1, whole genome shotgun sequence, one genomic window encodes:
- the LOC128460401 gene encoding cytochrome P450 2K1 produces MGILDLFLQTSSSVSLLGALLVLVLVYLVSSSSFNSQQHRKEPPGPRPLPLLGNLLQLDLKRTYHSLLMLSKEYGSVFTVYLGRQKVVVLAGYKTVKEALVNRAEEFGERDSMFIMQEVNGGHGVIWSNGDAWKELRRFTLTNLRDYGMGKKASEEKIIEECEYLAEVFTKFKGEAFDTTQPLSCAISNIICSMVYGNRFEYDDSEFTSLVYRTNKQFQLLASPSVQLYNLFPWIGKFFSTPKDFKKTFEENKEQNVKLFRRLKETLSPQMCRGFIDAFLVQKEHLEKSENTNSPYHDKNLMITVLNLFAAGTDTTATTLRWGLLLMAKYPKIQDQVQEELSSVIGSRQVQVEDRKNLPFTDAVIHETQRLANIVPMALPHKTSQDVTFQGHFIKKGTTVYPLLTSVLYDENEWEKPHSFHPAHFLNKEGKFVKRDAFMPFSAGRRVCLGESLARMELFIFFVTLLQRFRFSPAPGVSEDDLDLTPCVGLTLIPSPHKLCAVPCM; encoded by the exons ATGGGGATATTAGATTTATTTCTCCAGACTTCCAGTTCTGTCTCCCTGTTGGGGGCTCTACTGGTTCTGGTGCTGGTCTACCTtgtgtcctcctccagcttcaaCTCCCAGCAACACAGGAAAGAGCCTCCAGGACCCAGACCACTTCCCCTGCTTggaaacctgctgcagctggaccTCAAGAGAACCTACCACTCATTATTGATG TTGTCCAAGGAATATGGATCAGTATTCACCGTTTATCTGGGGCGCCAGAAAGTTGTGGTTCTGGCCGGATACAAGACGGTGAAGGAGGCGCTCGTTAACCGTGCTGAAGAGTTTGGAGAAAGAGACTCAATGTTTATTATGCAAGAAGTCAATGGCGGACATG GGGTCATCTGGTCCAATGGGGATGCGTGGAAAGAATTGAGGCGCTTTACCTTGACAAACCTAAGAGATTATGGGATGGGTAAAAAAGCGAGTGAGGAAAAAATTATTGAGGAATGCGAGTACCTCGCTGAAGTGTTCACCAAGTTCAAGG GAGAAGCCTTCGATACGACCCAACCCTTGAGCTGTGCAATCTCTAATATTATCTGCTCCATGGTCTATGGAAACAGATTTGAATATGATGATTCAGAGTTTACGTCTTTGGTTTatcgaacaaacaaacaatttcaACTCTTGGCCTCTCCGTCAGTACAG TTATACAACCTGTTCCCATGGATTGGTAAATTCTTCAGTACCCCGAAGGATTTCAAGAAAACCTTTGAAGAAAATAAGGAACAGAACGTGAAGCTGTTCAGACGTCTGAAAGAGACTCTCAGTCCACAGATGTGCAGAGGATTCATAGACGCCTTTCTGGTTCAAAAGGAACATCTGGAG aaatCTGAGAACACCAACAGTCCCTACCACGATAAAAACCTCATGATAACAGTTCTCAATCTGTTTGCTGCCGGGACCGATACAACTGCAACTACTCTGAGATGGGGACTCCTGCTTATGGCCAAGTATCCAAAAATACAGG ACCAGGTCCAGGAGGAGCTGAGCAGCGTGATCGGAAGTCGTCAGGTGCAGGTTGAAGACAGGAAGAACCTGCCCTTCACTGACGCCGTCATCCATGAGACGCAGAGACTGGCCAACATCGTCCCGATGGCTCTGCCTCACAAGACGAGCCAGGACGTCACCTTCCAGGGTCACTTCATCAAGAAG GGGACCACCGTGTATCCTCTGTTGACATCTGTCCTGTACGATGAGAACGAGTGGGAGAAACCTCACTCCTTCCATCCCGCTCACTTCCTGAACAAAGAGGGAAAGTTCGTCAAGCGAGACGCCTTCATGCCTTTTTCTGCAG GTCGCAGGGTTTGTCTCGGAGAGAGTCTGGCCAGGATGgagctcttcatcttcttcgtcACCCTCCTGCAGCGCTTCCGTTTCAGCCCAGCTCCGGGAGTTTCAGAGGACGACCTGGATCTGACTCCATGTGTGGGATTAACCCTCATCCCCTCCCCCCATAAATTGTGTGCTGTTCCCTgtatgtga
- the LOC128460402 gene encoding cytochrome P450 2K1, with protein sequence MGILDLFLQTSSSVSLLGALLVLVLVYLVSSSSFNSQQHRKEPPGPRPLPLLGNLLLLGRKRTYLSLMMLSKEYGSVFTVYFGHKKVVVLAGYKTVKEALVNRAEEFGERDSMFIMQEASGGHGVIWSNGDAWKEMRRFALTNLRDYGMGKKACEGKIIEECQYLTEVFTKFKGEAFNTTQPLSCAISNIICSMVYGNRFEYDDSEFTSLVYRTNKQFQLLASPSVQLYNLFPWIGKFFTNPKTFKKMIEDNKEQNVKLFRRLKETLSPQMCRGFVDAFLVQKEHLEKSGNTNSHYHDKNLMMTVLNLFAAGTDTTATTLRWGLLLMAKYSKIQDQVQEELSRVIGSRQVQVEDRKNLPFTDAVIHETQRLANIAPMALPHKTSQDVTFQGHFIKKGTTVYPLLTSVLYDENEWEKPHSFHPVHFLNKEGKFVKRDAFMPFSAGRRVCLGESLARMELFIFFVTLLQRFRFTPAPGVSEDDLDLTPCVGLGLNPPVHKLCAVPCM encoded by the exons ATGGGGATATTAGATTTATTTCTTCAGACTTCCAGTTCTGTCTCCCTGTTGGGGGCTCTACTGGTTCTGGTGCTGGTCTACCTtgtgtcctcctccagcttcaaCTCCCAGCAACACAGGAAAGAGCCTCCAGGACCCAGACCACTTCCCCTACTTGGAAACCTGCTGCTACTGGGCCGCAAGAGAACCTACCTCTCATTAATGATG TTGTCCAAAGAATATGGATCAGTGTTCACCGTTTATTTTGGACACAAGAAAGTTGTGGTTCTGGCCGGATACAAGACGGTGAAGGAGGCGCTCGTTAACCGTGCTGAAGAGTTCGGAGAAAGAGACTCAATGTTTATTATGCAAGAAGCCAGTGGGGGACATG GGGTCATCTGGTCCAATGGGGATGCGTGGAAAGAAATGAGGCGCTTTGCCTTGACAAACCTAAGAGATTATGGGATGGGTAAAAAAGCGTGTGAGGGAAAAATTATTGAGGAATGCCAGTACCTCACTGAAGTGTTCACCAAGTTCAAGG GAGAAGCCTTCAATACGACCCAACCCTTGAGCTGTGCAATCTCTAATATTATCTGCTCCATGGTCTATGGAAACAGATTTGAATATGATGATTCAGAGTTTACGTCTTTGGTTTatcgaacaaacaaacaatttcaACTCTTGGCCTCTCCGTCAGTACAG ttataCAACCTGTTCCCATGGATTGGTAAATTTTTCACTAACCCGAAGACTTTCAAGAAAATGATTGAAGACAATAAGGAACAGAACGTGAAGCTGTTCAGACGTCTGAAAGAGACTCTCAGTCCACAGATGTGCAGAGGATTCGTAGACGCCTTTCTGGTTCAAAAGGAACATCTGGAG AAATCTGGGAACACCAACAGTCACTACCACGATAAAAACCTCATGATGACAGTTCTCAATCTGTTTGCTGCCGGGACCGATACCACTGCAACTACTCTGAGATGGGGACTCCTGCTTATGGCCAAGTATTCAAAAATACAGG ACCAGGTCCAGGAGGAGCTGAGCAGGGTGATCGGAAGTCGTCAGGTGCAGGTTGAAGACAGGAAGAACCTCCCCTTCACTGACGCCGTCATCCATGAGACGCAGAGACTGGCCAACATCGCCCCGATGGCTCTGCCTCACAAGACGAGCCAGGACGTCACCTTCCAGGGTCACTTCATCAAGAAG GGGACCACCGTGTATCCTCTGTTGACATCTGTCCTGTACGATGAGAACGAGTGGGAGAAACCTCACTCCTTCCATCCCGTTCACTTCCTGAACAAAGAGGGAAAGTTCGTCAAGCGAGACGCCTTCATGCCTTTTTCTGCAG GTCGCAGGGTTTGTCTCGGAGAGAGTCTGGCCAGGATGgagctcttcatcttcttcgtcACTCTCCTGCAGCGCTTCCGTTTCACCCCAGCTCCGGGAGTTTCAGAGGACGACCTGGATCTGACTCCATGTGTGGGCTTGGGCCTCAACCCTCCAGTGCATAAACTCTGTGCTGTTCCCTgtatgtga
- the LOC128460403 gene encoding uncharacterized protein LOC128460403, giving the protein MAPLLFLLILLPTIEASLERQHLFHTRGDEAVLPCNIVSSSTRCSMVTWMVNRAQKENTVTLHNGFDSIPGLSLGSNCSLLITNVSDEDAGRYFCELKSSRHQKALPVILTVFTVSWLPADPVGGLVIECALERPFLFSSCVDRRFRWLDKGTGAVLSGEDVSFNNTGDRCVSSLHVDRRHNRSYTCQYVNGDMQVQIQADYTPAANKDSSGCSCSFGSSESSDLSGSSGWSPLSYVMLTVRVAGLILLVTITALMIRDRGN; this is encoded by the exons ATGGCTCCacttctgtttctcctcattTTGTTGCCTACAATTGAAG cttcaCTGGAGAGACAACATCTCTTCCACACGCGTGGCGATGAAGCCGTTCTTCCCTGTAACATCGTATCTTCATCTACGAGGTGCTCCATGGTTACGTGGATGGTCAACCGGGCTCAGAAGGAGAACACTGTTACTCTGCACAATGGCTTTGACAGTATCCCGGGTCTGAGTCTGGGCAGTAACTGTTCTCTGCTCATCACCAACGTCAGCGATGAAGATGCTGGTCGGTACTTCTGTGAGCTGAAGAGCAGTCGTCATCAAAAAGCCTTACCTGTGATTCTCACCGTTTTCACCG TCTCTTGGCTCCCAGCAGACCCAGTCGGGGGCCTGGTGATAGAGTGCGCTCTGGAAAGACCCTTTTTGTTCAGCTCCTGTGTGGACAGAAGGTTCCGTTGGCTGGATAAAGGGACAGGAGCTGTGCTGTCAGGGGAAGACGTCTCGTTCAACAACACAGGGGACAgatgtgtctcctctctccatGTGGACAGGCGCCACAACAGGAGTTACACCTGCCAGTATGTTAATGGGGACATGCAGGTGCAGATACAGGCCGACTACACACCGGCCGCCAATAAAG ATTCCTCAGGTTGCTCCTGTTCCTTCGGTTCCTCAGAGTCCTCAGATCTCTCAGGTTCCTCAGGCTGGTCTCCTCTGAGCTACGTGATGTTGACTGTGCGTGTTGCAGGACTGATCCTCCTGGTCACAATCACTGCTCTTATGATCAGAGACAGAG gAAACTGA
- the LOC128460395 gene encoding cytochrome P450 2K1, producing MGLFNAFLQSYSSVSLLGALLVLVLIYLVSNFGSQEDKDPPGPRPLPLLGNLLQVDLKRPYYSLLKLSKKYGSVFTIYFGSKKVVVLAGYKTVKEALVHHADEFGDRDPMLILQDTNEGHGVLWSNGDSWKEMRRFALTNLRDFGMGKRANESKIIEECDYLIDVFKKFKGKAFDMTQPMNYAVSNIICSMVYGSRFEYDDPEFTSMVDRANKSVQLAGSPSIQIYNMYPWFGKFISKRKEFLRFYDANKKQNIEMFKNLKKTLNPQMCRGFVDAFLVRKQNLEESGVSNNHYHDNNLLSTVNNLFVAGTDTTATTLRWGLMLMAKYPKIQDQVQEELSRVIGSRQVQVEDRKNLPFLDAVIHETQRLANIVPMALPHKTSQDVTFQGHFIKKGTTVYPLLTSVLYDENEWEKPHSFHPAHFLDKEGKFVKRDAFMPFSAGRRVCLGESLARMELFLFFVTLLQHFRFTPAPGVSEDDLDLTPRVGLTLNPSPHELCAVPCM from the exons ATGGGGCTGTTCAATGCTTTTCTTCAGTCCTACAGCTCTGTCTCCCTGTTGGGGGCTctgctggtcctggtcctgatcTACCTGGTTTCCAACTTCGGCTCCCAGGAGGACAAGGATCCTCCAGGACCAAGACCACTTCCTCTGCTGGGGAACCTGCTGCAGGTGGACCTCAAGAGACCCTACTACTCCTTACTGAAG CTTTCCAAGAAATATGGATCAGTGTTCACCATCTACTTTGGATCCAAGAAAGTGGTGGTTCTGGCCGGATACAAGACGGTGAAGGAGGCGCTTGTCCACCATGCCGATGAGTTTGGAGACAGAGACCCGATGTTAATCTTACAGGATACGAATGAAGGACACG GGGTGCTATGGTCCAACGGGGATTCGTGGAAAGAAATGCGTCGCTTTGCTCTGACGAACCTGAGAGACTTCGGAATGGGCAAGAGGGCAAATGAGAGCAAAATCATCGAGGAATGCGATTACCTCATCGACGtgtttaaaaaatttaaag gaaAAGCTTTCGACATGACCCAACCGATGAACTATGCAGTCTCTAACATTATCTGCTCCATGGTGTACGGCAGCAGGTTTGAGTACGATGACCCAGAGTTTACGTCTATGGTCGATCGAGCTAACAAAAGCGTTCAACTCGCGGGATCTCCATCCATACAG ATCTACAACATGTACCCATGGTTTGGTAAATTTATCTCTAAAAGGAAGGAATTCTTAAGGTTTTATGATGCTAACAAGAAACAGAACATAGAGATGTTCAAAAATCTGAAGAAGACCCTCAATCCCCAGATGTGCAGAGGGTTCGTGGACGCCTTCCTGGTCCGAAAGCAAAACCTGGAG GAATCTGGGGTTTCCAACAATCACTATCACGACAACAACCTTCTGAGCACGGTTAATAATCTCTTTGTTGCTGGAAcagacacaacagcaacaaccctGAGATGGGGACTCATGCTGATGGCCAAGTATCCAAAAATACAAG ACCAGGTCCAGGAGGAGCTGAGCAGGGTGATCGGAAGTCGTCAGGTGCAGGTTGAAGACAGGAAGAACCTGCCCTTCCTCGACGCCGTCATCCATGAGACGCAGAGACTGGCCAACATCGTCCCGATGGCTCTGCCTCACAAGACGAGCCAGGACGTCACCTTCCAGGGTCACTTCATCAAGAAG GGGACCACCGTGTACCCTCTGTTGACATCTGTCCTGTACGATGAGAACGAGTGGGAGAAACCTCACTCCTTCCATCCCGCCCACTTCCTGGACAAAGAGGGAAAGTTTGTCAAGCGAGACGCCTTCATGCCTTTTTCTGCAG GTCGCAGGGTTTGTCTCGGAGAGAGTCTGGCCAGGATggagctcttcctcttcttcgtcaCCCTCCTGCAGCACTTCCGTTTCACCCCAGCTCCGGGAGTTTCAGAGGACGACCTGGATCTGACGCCTCGAGTGGGATTAACCCTCAACCCTTCCCCCCATGAGCTGTGTGCTGTTCCCTGTATGTGA